A portion of the Acidisarcina polymorpha genome contains these proteins:
- a CDS encoding GumC family protein produces MERAGTAERERENLEHANQAPESLPRESLAGGEDQIDLFDLLLVLSAARRKIAIFTLTAMALGAALALLMKPTFSASALILPPNQGQSSASMLMNQLGIGGLAGGAVKSPSDLYLGILGSRTIADDIIAKFHLDREYKTKKLSDTRARLMKATAMVVSKDSLIHITVEDHDPRRASDLANAYIDELYAMNSHLAITEAAQRRVFFDQELADEKNALAAAEVDLRKTAEKTGVIQLSAQSEEIIRSIADVRAEIASREVQLQSLRTFATDQNPDTVRIQEEINTLRSQLAVLEKDPRNVQSTTTDFQAGRVPEVSLEYARKLREVRYHESLFDLLSKQYEAARIDEAKAAPIIQVIDRAVPPDKKSSPHRLFLTLGFAVFGLFLGFASTLVSATWRRMEQVPEYALKLARLRSGFPLGR; encoded by the coding sequence ATGGAAAGAGCGGGAACTGCCGAACGAGAGCGCGAAAATCTGGAGCACGCAAATCAGGCGCCAGAAAGTCTGCCGCGGGAGAGCCTGGCTGGCGGCGAGGACCAAATCGACTTGTTCGACTTGCTCCTGGTTCTTTCGGCCGCTCGCAGGAAGATAGCTATCTTTACGCTCACCGCCATGGCGCTTGGGGCGGCTCTTGCTTTGCTTATGAAGCCTACTTTCTCAGCGAGTGCGCTCATCCTGCCGCCGAATCAGGGTCAGTCTTCCGCGTCGATGCTGATGAACCAGCTGGGCATCGGAGGGTTGGCCGGAGGAGCGGTCAAGTCGCCATCCGACTTGTATCTCGGGATTCTCGGCAGCCGGACGATTGCCGACGACATTATCGCGAAGTTTCATCTTGACCGCGAGTATAAGACGAAGAAGCTTTCCGACACCCGCGCCCGGCTGATGAAAGCGACTGCCATGGTGGTCAGCAAGGATTCGCTGATTCATATCACCGTAGAGGACCACGACCCACGGCGCGCGAGCGATCTGGCGAACGCTTACATCGACGAGTTGTATGCGATGAACTCCCACCTGGCGATCACCGAGGCGGCGCAGCGGCGGGTGTTCTTCGATCAGGAACTGGCGGACGAGAAGAACGCACTCGCGGCGGCCGAGGTAGATCTGCGTAAGACCGCGGAAAAGACCGGGGTCATCCAATTGAGCGCACAATCTGAGGAGATCATTCGGAGCATAGCGGATGTACGGGCGGAGATCGCCAGCCGCGAAGTACAACTACAATCGCTCCGCACCTTCGCCACCGACCAGAATCCGGACACGGTTCGGATCCAGGAGGAGATCAACACGCTGCGAAGCCAGCTGGCGGTGCTTGAGAAAGACCCGCGGAACGTGCAGTCGACCACCACCGATTTCCAGGCAGGGCGGGTTCCCGAGGTAAGTCTCGAATACGCCCGGAAGCTACGCGAGGTGAGATATCACGAATCTCTCTTCGATTTGCTCTCCAAGCAATACGAGGCCGCGCGCATTGACGAGGCGAAGGCGGCCCCGATCATCCAGGTGATAGACAGAGCCGTGCCCCCAGATAAGAAGTCGTCGCCCCATCGCCTTTTTCTGACGCTGGGCTTCGCAGTCTTCGGACTGTTCCTGGGTTTTGCCTCGACTCTAGTCTCCGCCACTTGGAGGCGGATGGAGCAGGTTCCAGAGTACGCATTGAAGTTGGCGCGGTTGAGGAGCGGCTTTCCTCTTGGCCGTTGA
- a CDS encoding thiamine pyrophosphate-binding protein has product MKLSDYVFRAIADSGVKHVFLVPGGGAMHLNDSLSRCADLEFVCNLHEQASAIAAENYSKATNHLGVALVTTGPGATNAITGLAGAWLDSTPCLFLSGQVKRADRMFTPDGMPLGVRQVGMQEVDIVSIVRPLSKYAVTIDDPNSIRYHMEKALYLARTGRPGPVWIDIPLDVQAMPIDPEELPGFDPEECRSDLGVDLESLVGETIRAFNASERPMILAGNGIRLARAEREFLELIALLDVPVESTWLAIDLIPDDHPLFVGRPGSLAPRGANFAIQNSDFLLTLGARLDRVITGYSPERLARSAHKVMVDIDPTELGKMGDSIQTKVQADAGEFMRALLRRRSEVEPKDRSAWKRRCAEWKERYPVIQAEHRKPEGAVSMYHLAEALQDVLPDSTPIVSGSSGSAIELFLLALRVKPGQRVFHTTALGAMGFGIAASIGVCMANGRRPVVCVDGDGGFQFNIQELETVSRLQLPITFFVLNNDGYASIRISQTAFFGTPRIGCNRETGQSLPDIGKVAQAYGLKTDIIRDQSDLRADLRRVLARGGPLVCDTMVLPDELRAPRLSSVQRPDGSFVSKPLEDLYPFLPREEFLSNMLIPVEED; this is encoded by the coding sequence ATGAAGCTTTCGGACTACGTTTTCCGCGCGATCGCGGACAGCGGTGTGAAACATGTGTTTCTGGTGCCCGGCGGTGGCGCCATGCATCTGAATGACTCGCTCAGCCGGTGTGCTGACCTTGAGTTTGTCTGCAACCTTCACGAGCAAGCCAGCGCGATCGCGGCCGAAAACTATTCGAAAGCCACCAATCATCTCGGCGTGGCGCTGGTGACAACGGGTCCGGGCGCCACGAATGCGATCACGGGCTTGGCCGGTGCATGGTTGGACTCAACACCCTGCCTGTTTCTTTCGGGACAAGTCAAACGTGCGGACCGGATGTTCACCCCAGACGGAATGCCGCTCGGTGTGCGGCAGGTTGGCATGCAGGAAGTCGACATCGTCTCGATTGTGCGTCCCTTGTCCAAATACGCGGTCACGATCGACGACCCAAACTCCATCCGCTACCACATGGAGAAGGCTTTGTACCTGGCGAGGACTGGCCGGCCAGGGCCTGTTTGGATCGACATTCCCCTCGACGTGCAAGCCATGCCTATCGATCCCGAAGAACTCCCGGGGTTCGATCCCGAGGAGTGCAGGAGCGACCTCGGCGTCGATCTTGAATCGCTCGTCGGGGAAACAATACGCGCCTTCAATGCCTCCGAACGGCCCATGATTCTGGCTGGCAACGGCATTCGCCTGGCACGGGCGGAGAGAGAATTCCTGGAGCTTATCGCTCTCCTCGATGTTCCGGTCGAGTCGACCTGGCTGGCGATCGATCTCATTCCCGATGATCATCCCCTCTTTGTGGGGCGGCCAGGCTCTTTGGCCCCTCGCGGAGCCAACTTCGCGATTCAGAACTCCGATTTTCTCCTGACGCTCGGCGCTCGATTAGATCGTGTCATCACCGGCTACTCTCCAGAGCGGCTGGCGCGCAGCGCCCACAAAGTGATGGTAGACATCGATCCGACCGAGCTGGGGAAGATGGGCGACTCGATTCAAACCAAGGTTCAGGCCGACGCCGGCGAGTTCATGCGAGCGCTGCTTCGCCGCAGGTCCGAGGTTGAACCAAAGGACCGCTCCGCCTGGAAGCGGCGCTGCGCCGAATGGAAAGAGCGTTACCCGGTCATCCAGGCCGAACACCGCAAACCGGAAGGCGCGGTGAGCATGTATCACCTCGCTGAGGCGCTTCAGGACGTTCTCCCCGACAGCACGCCCATCGTCTCGGGCAGTTCCGGTAGCGCGATCGAGCTCTTCCTGCTGGCTCTGCGGGTCAAGCCCGGACAGCGGGTCTTTCATACAACGGCGCTAGGTGCGATGGGATTTGGCATCGCCGCTTCGATCGGAGTATGCATGGCCAACGGTCGACGGCCGGTAGTTTGCGTTGACGGCGATGGAGGATTTCAGTTCAACATCCAGGAGCTGGAAACGGTGTCGAGGCTTCAACTGCCCATTACATTCTTCGTGTTGAACAACGACGGCTATGCCTCCATTCGCATCTCGCAGACGGCCTTCTTTGGCACGCCCCGCATCGGCTGCAATCGAGAGACGGGGCAGAGTCTGCCGGACATCGGCAAGGTCGCTCAGGCTTATGGGCTCAAAACTGACATAATCCGCGATCAGTCCGATCTGCGCGCCGATTTACGTCGAGTGCTTGCCCGCGGCGGGCCGCTGGTCTGCGATACGATGGTTCTTCCGGACGAGCTACGCGCCCCGCGACTCTCGTCGGTGCAGCGCCCCGATGGGTCCTTCGTCTCCAAGCCGCTCGAAGACCTTTATCCATTTCTCCCACGAGAGGAATTTCTTTCGAACATGCTTATCCCCGTCGAGGAGGACTAG
- a CDS encoding sugar phosphate isomerase/epimerase family protein: protein MRLAVMQGRLLPPSDGHFQSFPLNRWREEFPLARQASLDAIEWIYDSLGESGNPIGTDVGLAEMMRLCEEDGIAVVSVCADYFMERPLLRVSPPELEAGMRKLVWLTEQCRLAGIERIVLPFVDNSRIENQGDEAQVIEILIRALKAAETAGIELHLETSLGPKEFASLLAKLPNPLLKVNYDSGNSASLGFDPEEEIAAYGERIGSVHIKDRIRGGGTVPLGSGNANIPVLLSHLFRIGYKGDFVMQVARAEPGGELDWIRMNRELVMTQLQAAGFVSGDGQ, encoded by the coding sequence TTGCGACTTGCGGTGATGCAAGGCAGGCTTTTGCCCCCCTCTGACGGCCATTTTCAAAGCTTTCCGCTCAACCGATGGCGCGAGGAATTTCCTCTCGCCCGGCAGGCATCGCTCGACGCGATCGAGTGGATCTACGACTCACTCGGCGAGAGCGGCAATCCGATTGGCACAGATGTTGGCTTAGCCGAGATGATGCGACTGTGCGAAGAGGATGGGATCGCGGTGGTTTCAGTGTGCGCAGACTACTTCATGGAGCGCCCATTGCTTCGCGTGAGCCCACCGGAGCTCGAAGCAGGAATGAGGAAGCTGGTGTGGCTCACGGAGCAGTGCAGACTGGCTGGCATCGAACGCATCGTGCTTCCGTTCGTCGACAACTCACGGATTGAGAACCAGGGCGACGAAGCTCAGGTCATTGAGATATTGATCCGCGCTTTAAAGGCCGCTGAAACGGCAGGTATCGAGTTGCATCTGGAGACGTCACTCGGTCCAAAAGAGTTCGCATCGTTGCTGGCGAAGCTGCCCAACCCTCTTTTGAAAGTGAATTACGATTCGGGGAACAGCGCTTCCCTGGGGTTCGATCCCGAAGAGGAGATTGCCGCTTACGGGGAGCGCATCGGCAGCGTCCACATCAAGGACAGGATTCGCGGTGGGGGAACGGTCCCGCTCGGGTCGGGAAACGCCAATATTCCAGTCTTGCTTTCTCATCTGTTCCGCATCGGATACAAAGGCGATTTCGTGATGCAGGTTGCGCGAGCTGAGCCGGGCGGCGAACTGGACTGGATTCGAATGAATCGAGAACTGGTAATGACTCAATTGCAGGCGGCGGGTTTTGTCTCTGGAGACGGCCAATGA